DNA from Chitinophaga pendula:
TATCAAATTACACTTCGAACTGCTGAAAGACGAAATCGCTTTAGGCGACTACTTCCTGCTCGCACTCCTCCAGGTAACAGATTTCCACTTGTTCCATCAGTTGCGTACACGCAAAATATTGTCCCATATCACAGTAAATGGTTATACCGGCAGTGACTACTATGAACTCGATATAGATAGCTGGAATAGCTACCTGAAAAGGCATCCCATGGATGCCAAACGAAGCCGGACAATGGAAAAGATACTGGGAGAACTTTTCACAAAGCCCAGCGGACAAGGACGCGTATGCGATGCCGCCTATTTTTGGCTCTACTTCAACTTCCAGAGCTTTAACGTGATCTCACTAAAAGAATTCACCGCCGCTATCAAAGAAAGTAAATACAACATCGCAAAGAAATTCCTGGACTGGAATAGGAAAGCACCGGGTGAACTGGCAAACGTACTCGATGGCTTCAGACCCTTCCGCGACGACGACGAAAGAATGAAATTCCTCTATGTCTTTCTCAGGTTAGATGTAGATGACTTACTGGGAGATTACCTGGAGCGGGCATTCCTCCTGGTAAAAAATAGCCCGGTACTCACCGCAAAGCCTACTTCCACTACACTGATAAATGGCTATAAACGAAAAGTATTGGAAGAACTGAAAGAACCGGCAATCGTCGATATCTGTAAAGCCAAATTGGCGCACAAACTCATAGGGGCAGGTCTTCCCGGGTTCGATACAAAAGAACTGGAAGATTTCATCTTTACAGTATTAAGGAATTCCCTGGATAGCCCCTACGTCAGTCAGGACGCCATTAGACGCCTGTTGCTGCTAAACGACGACAAGGAAGCACCGGGTCCCAAAGTGATAATACTCCCGGAAGTCGCCGCATACTATCGGGAAAAACTGATGAAAAACGATCACCTGATGCAACTGTTCATCAAAGAATTTTTTACACGCAGATATGGAGTGCGGGATGCTATATATGCATACGGTCAATGGGAGCAGATATTTAAGTCTGCCGACGATCTGATCAACAGGTTGCAAAGCTTTTACTCAGAAGATAAAATAGTAAACGACCTCGCCAGTCTGATCGAAAAATATCTTCCCCGGTTAAACAGCAACCACTCCTTCATCCCCGATGAAGCAGATCGCAAATTTTTAAAAGATCTTATACAGTAATTGTGTCTTCTTAACACACTACTCGGTTTTTTTCCCTATTTTGCTCTCACAACCATACACCTGCAATACCAAAATCTCCCTATCGCAAGCTAAAGCACATCCTTGTCTGATCTAAACTTGACATATGCACCTGACACCAAGGGAACAGGAAAAACTATTGCTACACCTGGCTGGTGAGTTAGCCGAAAAACGAAAGGCCAGAGGACTGAAACTTAACTATCCGGAAGCTATCGCCCTCATCAGCAGCCGGCTGATGGAAGCCGCCCGCGACGGCCGCAGCGTGGCTGACCTGATGCAATATGGCGCTACCATCCTCACCCGCGAAGATGTCATGGAGGGCATCCCGGAAATGATCCATGAAGTGCAGATAGAAGCCATCTTCCCCGACGGAAGTAAACTCGTCACCGTACACGATCCGATACGATAACACCACAAAACACATCAGTCGATGATACCAGGAGAATACCTGCTCAGACATGAAGATATCGTGGCCAACCAAGGCCGGCCTACCATACGCCTGAAAGCTGTCAACACCGGCGACAGACCCATACAGATAGGCTCCCATTGCCACTTCTTTGAAGTCAACCGGATGATGGCATTCGATCGCAGCCAGGCCTACGGCATGCGCCTCAATGTGCCCTCCGGCAATGCCGTCCGCTTCGAACCGGGCGAAGAAAAAGAAGTAGAACTCGTAGCACTGGGAGGCGCCCGCCGCGTAATAGGCATCAATAACCTCGTAGATGGAGAAACAAATGCCCACAACAAAGCCCTCAGCCTCGAAAAGGCCAAAGCGGGCAACTTTAAAAACGAACTGCCATGAGCTTGAAAATAGACCGCCAGCGATACGTCAACACCTACGGCCCCACCACCGGCGATAGAGTACGGCTCGCCGACACATCACTGTTCATAGAAATAGAAAAAGACTATAACGTCTACGGCGACGAAAGCAAATTCGGCGGCGGCAAAAGCGTACGCGACGG
Protein-coding regions in this window:
- the ureA gene encoding urease subunit gamma, whose protein sequence is MHLTPREQEKLLLHLAGELAEKRKARGLKLNYPEAIALISSRLMEAARDGRSVADLMQYGATILTREDVMEGIPEMIHEVQIEAIFPDGSKLVTVHDPIR
- the ureB gene encoding urease subunit beta yields the protein MIPGEYLLRHEDIVANQGRPTIRLKAVNTGDRPIQIGSHCHFFEVNRMMAFDRSQAYGMRLNVPSGNAVRFEPGEEKEVELVALGGARRVIGINNLVDGETNAHNKALSLEKAKAGNFKNELP